In the genome of Nitrospira sp., the window GAGAAACCTCCGCAACATCAGGTATTCCGACGTCAGCGTGGTATCGGCCTCGAGTTCAGCGACCCAGAACCCCTCGGCAGGATCCTGCTTGGATAAAAACCAGCTTTGACTCCGACGGATCGCGTCGTCGATCGCGTCCGGTTGACTCACGGTGTGAGCCGATGGGCGGCGCGATGAATCGGTGGCCGCCGACGGAGCCACTTTATCTGAGACCAGCCTGAGCGGAGGTGTTTGCGCATATTCGACCGCCGGATTGTATTTCCCCGGAATCGTCGCGAGCCAACTACTGGAGATCCGGTCAAACAGTGTGCGAAAGAGCTTCATGGAATCCTAGTGAACGCATGGAGATGGGGGGATAGACGTGACGGCGTGCCACATGGCCCTGGAGACGCCGACCCACCAGAGCGCGAGAGCCGCCCATCGGTGGGGGATATAACAGACACCCCTACGTGAGTCAAGCAACGAGAACGGAAAGTTCTCTGCGATATCCGAGCCTTGCAGCTTGCCTCAGGCCGGCTGGAGATCGCCCAACCGCACCGACACCAGCTTGGACACGCCCGGCTGTTCCATCGTCACACCGAACAACGAATCGGCAATCGCCATGGTGCGCTTATTATGGGTAATGACGAGGAACTGCGCGTTCTTCGACATCTCCCGAAGCACGCTGGTGAAACGCCCGATATTTTCCTCATCGAGCGGGGCATCGATTTCGTCGAGCAGACAAAACGGCGTCGGCCGGATCAAGAAACTGGCGAAGAGGAGCGCCATCGCGGTCAAGGTCTTCTCTCCTCCGGACAGCATCGTGATGCTCTTTAAACGCTTCCCCGGAGGCTGCGCCACGATATCCACACCCGGCTCTTGATTCCCTGCGCCTTCTCCGTTTTCGCCGACCGGCTCATCGACCAACAGCAGCTCCGCACGTCCCCCGGGGAAAAACTGGCCGAAGACTTCAGTGAACTTCTGCTGAAGCTCGGCGAAGGTGGTCACGAACATGTCCTTCGTCGTTTTGTTGATCCGCTGAATAATTTCCTTGAGGGAGTTGATCGACGTGGCAAGATCCTGCTCCTGAGTGGTGAGAAAGGTATAGCGCTGGTCGAGTTCCTGATGCTCGCTGATCGCGGCGAGATTGATCGGCCCCATGCGGTCGAGCCGTTCGCGCAGTTTTTGCAGTTGTTCCTTTAGATCAGCCTGTGGCGCCTGAGCCAATGGATTCGGAACCGCCTCAGCAGCGCCCTCGCTCCCGGCATCCGCGACAGCCTCGGGACCGGGTACCGCACCGCCGCTGGCGAGCGCAACCGGATCCATCTGATACGTTCCCGACAAGGTGCTTTCGACCGCGCTCAACTGCGTGCGCAGTTCAGCCCGCCGGACCTCCACCGCCATACGCGCATCCCGCACCGCCGACATGTCGCGACGCACCACGTCCAGACTGGCCTCTAACGACTGTCCGAGAGCCATCTCTTGAGCCTGCTGTTCTTGCGCGGCAATCAACTGCGCCTTAATCCTTGCCGCGGCCTCGCCGAATTCCTGGCACAACAGTTCCTGGCGGCTGCGTTCTTCCTGGCTGTGTTGAATGTCACGGTCCAATCCCTCAAGGTGACTCTGCAGGGCCTGCCGACGTTGTTCGCTTTCGACTTGCTGCTGCCTGATTCGCAAACGATTCGCCTGCTCATGCCCTTGTTTGGCACGCAGACTTTCGGACAGCAGTCGGGCTTCCGTCACCCGTTCTTGAAACACCCGGCCTTCTTGATCGATGGCCGTCAGCCGCTCCCGCACACGCCCTAAACTGGCCTCTTGCCCGGCCTTTTCGCTGAGCCACTGCCCTAACTGAGCCTGCGCTGAACGCGCCTCCTGTTCGAACCGCTGCCGGTCGACGATCCCTTTTTGTATCTCGGCGGCGATCCCGGCCAGACGCACGTCGAGATCCGCCATAAATTGCCGGAGGTTTTCTTCGTCCTTCCGTAAGGACAAATCCTGCATTTCCGTATCCCTTAGGGATTCGGCCAACTGCCGAATCTGCAAGGTCAAACTCTGCCCGAGCCCCTGCAACTCAAGACGCCGCTGTTTGTCGGACTCGACCGCTGCGGTGAGCTCGCTCCGCTTGGCCTCCAGGCTGACGACCTCGCGCCGACGCTCCAACAACCCTTGCCCCGCATGGGCATGGCCGCCGCTGATGACGCCGGAGGCATCCATTACTTCGCCCCCCAAGGTGACCAAGATCGGTCCCTCAGCCCCGGCCCAGAGCTGTCGTTCCCACAATCGCACCGCATGGTCCAACGACTCCACAATCACCACCCGATCGAACAGACAGTCTTTCGCCGCCGTGCGAGCCTCGTCCGCTTGAATCAAGTCGACCGCTCTGCCCACCACACCGGCCTGATCGGCGAGCGCCTGCCACCAGACCTGAGACCCTGATCCGGCGCGTTCCCAACGCGGCTGTTGCGGGATAAACGTCCCGCGCCCCAGTTCTTTCTCCCGAAGAAAACTAATCGCGCGCTGCGCCACCGACGGTTCATCGACAAACCACCCGTGCACACGCTCTCCTAAGACCGCTTCGACCGCCCGGTCCATGCCGGGAGGGATCACGAGCCATTCGGCGATCGCATCGCGAACTCCCTCGCAGGATTTGAGCGCCGTGCCTTCATCCTGGCCTTCCCGCCCGTACCCCATTTCTTCCCGCACGACGCCTTGCAGCGCCTGCAACCGTGAATCGACGGCCGCCAACTCTTCCGACCGCTGGAGGATGACACGATCGAGCTCCTGCTGTTCAGCCGCCACGTTGGACGCCTCAGTTTGAACGCTCTCTTGCTGCGCGCGAATCGTGGCGACCATGCGCCCGGCCTCGCCATACTCCTGTCTCAAGGCTTCATGGCGCGTCAACGCCGTCGATCGATGACCTTCCAGCTCTTCTTGCTCCGCGGCCAGCTTGGTCCCCCGATCGGAGACTTCGCCCATTCTGGCAATCAACTGCGCCACCGTCTGCTCGGTATTCGCCACCAGAACCGCCAGCTGCATAATGTCGAGACGCCCGCGCTCTTCCTCCGCCACGGCAGAAGCTCGCTGATGCAGGAGGCGCTCCATATCTTGATCCAGCGCGGCGAAGGCCTGCTCGCGCGACAGCAACTCCTCTTCAAGCGAGACCAGCGACGCTTCGATGGTTTCCAGCGAGTGCGCCAACTCCTCCTGGGCGTTCGCCAGACTTTCCAACTCATGGGACTCTTGCTGTTGCTGCTGTTCGAACAATTGGCTCCGGTTCCGCTCGACTTCGGCCGCCGTCAGCGCCTGCGCCTGCTGATGCTCGATCCGGCCCAGTTCCTCGCGGATCTTACCGGTCGACTCACCGATTTCAATCGCCCGCAAACGGGATTGCTCCAAATCCGTCGCGAACCGCGCCTGCCCGGCGGCCTTTTCGGACTCTTGTTGATCGAGACTCAGCACCTCGGCTTCGACGTCCTTCAAGCCCGTCCGTAACGCGACAAACTCCCTGGTCAGCAGTTCGATCTCGACCGAACGCGCTTCCTGTTGCAACGTCTGGTAGGTGCGCGCCTGCCGCGCCTGCCGCTCCAGGGAATTCAGCTGTTTCTTCACTTCCGCGATGATGTCACGGACGCGCAACATGTTTTGCTGGGTCGCGTCGAGCTTGCGAAGGGCTTCGGCCTTCTGCTTTTTGTACCGGACGATCCCGGCCGTCTCTTCAATCAATTCGCGCCGGTCTTGAGGCGATGCGTTCAGGATCTGATCGATCTGGCCCTGGGCAATGACCGTATGTCCCTTGCTGCCGGCACGCGTATCCATGAGCAGCGTCCGGATATCTTTGAGCCGGCAGGCCGTCTTGTTGATGAGGTATTCGCTGTCCCCGTTCCGGTAGAGCCGCCGCGTGATCATGAGTTCTTGGAACTCGGTCAACTCGCTCGGCAATCCCGACCCACCTTCCTGCGGCAGGGCCGTGTGATCGAGTCCGCCGATGATGAGCGAGACCTCCGCCATCCCGAGGGGCTTGCGCAATTCGGTGCCGTTAAAAATCACATCTTCCATTTTCTCGCTTCGCAACGTCTTGGTGCTCTGCTCGCCCAACACCCAGAGAATGGCGTCTACCACGTTGCTCTTGCCGCTGCCGTTGGGGCCGACGATAGCCGTCACCCCTTGCGGGAACTCGATCCTCGATTCGGCAAATGACTTGAACCCCAGCATATCGAGCGATTTCAAATACATCGATTCACCCTTGGTTGAGCAGCCGGATTGGCGAGCGAAAAAATAGCTCGGCCCTTGTAGCATAGGGCCAAAAGGAAATCAAAATAAAATACCGCGGGTAGTAGGGGGCCGTTCAGCCCCCTACTAGATATATGAATTTCTCAGAGTGAGACGATTATCTGGCGGCGCCCGCAGCGGGCTTACTGGCGGATTCGATCTGAACGAGTTCTTTGGGCAGGAGAAATTCGACGTCTTCTTCAATCACGGTCAGCTCTTCCACCTCTGATGGGCCAGAGCTCTTGAGGAACGCCACGACTTCCGTCACCAGGACTTCCGGAGCTGATGCGCCGGCAGCGATCCCGACCGCCTTGGCCGACTTCAACCAATCCGGGTGAATATCACTGGCGGAATCGATCAGATAGGACGGGATCCCGCATTGCTCCCCTAACTCGCGCAGGCGGTTGGAGTTCGAACTATTCGGCGATCCAATGACCAGGATGACATCCACCAAGCGGGATAATTCTTTCACCGCATTTTGCCGGTTTTGCGTCGCGTAGCAAATGTCTTCCTGGTGCGGGCCCTTGATGTTCGGGAACCGCTTATTGAGCGCGCCGACGATGTCCCGGCACTCATCCACGCTGAGCGTCGTCTGCGTCACATAGGAAAGATTCAGCGTGTTATCCACATGGAGCTTCTCCACGTCTTGGACCGAGGAGACCAGGTGGAACTTATCGGGAATCTGCCCCAGCGTCCCAATCACCTCGGGGTGTCCGGCATGGCCGATGAGAATCAACTCATAGCCCTGCGTGTATTCCCGATTCACTTCATTGTGAACCTTGATGACCAGCGGACAAGTGGCATCGATGACGTGTAGCCGGCGCTGATTCGCCTCCGCCCACACCGACTTCGCGACGCCATGCGCGCTGAAAATCACCACCGATCCTTCCGGCACTTCACTGAGCTCTTCCACGAACACGGCGCCCTTGTGGCGAAGCGAATTGACGACGTGGCGGCTGTGGACGATTTCATGGCGAACATAAATAGGGGCGCCGTACTTTTTGAGCGACAGATCTACGATATCGATCGCTCGATCGACCCCGGCACAAAATCCCCGCGGATTGGCAAGGTATATCTTCATAAGGCTTCAGGCTCCTTCAATGGTTGACGAGACCAGACCGACCCCGGTCGGCTCACCGCACGCGTTTCACCTTACGTCAGATCGTCCAATGTCGTCAACAGATTCACTCCGTCGACCGGCCCCTTCCGTGCCCCGGCCGCTTGACAGGACATCCCCTCCCCCGTAGGCTGAGACCCGCCATTATGAGTACCGCGTCCATCAAAAAAGTCCTCATCGTCGAAGACGAGAAAGACATCCTTCAACTCGTTAAGCTCTACCTGGAGAAGGAAGGGTATCGGACCGTCACGGCCTCGACGGGATCGGAAGGGCTGGCCCAGGTTCGCACGGAAAAACCCGACCTCGTCGTCCTCGACTTGATGCTCCCCGAAATCGACGGGCTCGAAATCTGTAAACGCCTTCGCTCAGCCCCCGATACCGCAATGCTGCCGATCATCATGCTCACGGCCAAGGCCGAGGAATCAGATACGATCATCGGCCTCGAGTTAGGGGCCGACGATTATGTGACCAAGCCGTTCAGCCCGAAAACGCTGGTCGCGCGAGTGAAAGCGCTGTTCCGCCGGCTCGAACGGAAACCGGAGGACGGCCCGACCCGTTTCACCTACGGCCCGCTGATCCTGGATCTCACTCGCCATGAAGTCACGATAAAAGGGAAAGAAGTCCCCCTCACGGCGAAAGAGTTTGGGCTGCTCGAACATCTGCTCCGCCATCCCGGACGAGTACTGACGCGCGATGTCCTGCTCAACGCCGTCTGGGGCTATGAGTACTACGGAACCACCCGAACCGTCGATGT includes:
- the smc gene encoding chromosome segregation protein SMC, with protein sequence MYLKSLDMLGFKSFAESRIEFPQGVTAIVGPNGSGKSNVVDAILWVLGEQSTKTLRSEKMEDVIFNGTELRKPLGMAEVSLIIGGLDHTALPQEGGSGLPSELTEFQELMITRRLYRNGDSEYLINKTACRLKDIRTLLMDTRAGSKGHTVIAQGQIDQILNASPQDRRELIEETAGIVRYKKQKAEALRKLDATQQNMLRVRDIIAEVKKQLNSLERQARQARTYQTLQQEARSVEIELLTREFVALRTGLKDVEAEVLSLDQQESEKAAGQARFATDLEQSRLRAIEIGESTGKIREELGRIEHQQAQALTAAEVERNRSQLFEQQQQQESHELESLANAQEELAHSLETIEASLVSLEEELLSREQAFAALDQDMERLLHQRASAVAEEERGRLDIMQLAVLVANTEQTVAQLIARMGEVSDRGTKLAAEQEELEGHRSTALTRHEALRQEYGEAGRMVATIRAQQESVQTEASNVAAEQQELDRVILQRSEELAAVDSRLQALQGVVREEMGYGREGQDEGTALKSCEGVRDAIAEWLVIPPGMDRAVEAVLGERVHGWFVDEPSVAQRAISFLREKELGRGTFIPQQPRWERAGSGSQVWWQALADQAGVVGRAVDLIQADEARTAAKDCLFDRVVIVESLDHAVRLWERQLWAGAEGPILVTLGGEVMDASGVISGGHAHAGQGLLERRREVVSLEAKRSELTAAVESDKQRRLELQGLGQSLTLQIRQLAESLRDTEMQDLSLRKDEENLRQFMADLDVRLAGIAAEIQKGIVDRQRFEQEARSAQAQLGQWLSEKAGQEASLGRVRERLTAIDQEGRVFQERVTEARLLSESLRAKQGHEQANRLRIRQQQVESEQRRQALQSHLEGLDRDIQHSQEERSRQELLCQEFGEAAARIKAQLIAAQEQQAQEMALGQSLEASLDVVRRDMSAVRDARMAVEVRRAELRTQLSAVESTLSGTYQMDPVALASGGAVPGPEAVADAGSEGAAEAVPNPLAQAPQADLKEQLQKLRERLDRMGPINLAAISEHQELDQRYTFLTTQEQDLATSINSLKEIIQRINKTTKDMFVTTFAELQQKFTEVFGQFFPGGRAELLLVDEPVGENGEGAGNQEPGVDIVAQPPGKRLKSITMLSGGEKTLTAMALLFASFLIRPTPFCLLDEIDAPLDEENIGRFTSVLREMSKNAQFLVITHNKRTMAIADSLFGVTMEQPGVSKLVSVRLGDLQPA
- the ispH gene encoding 4-hydroxy-3-methylbut-2-enyl diphosphate reductase; its protein translation is MKIYLANPRGFCAGVDRAIDIVDLSLKKYGAPIYVRHEIVHSRHVVNSLRHKGAVFVEELSEVPEGSVVIFSAHGVAKSVWAEANQRRLHVIDATCPLVIKVHNEVNREYTQGYELILIGHAGHPEVIGTLGQIPDKFHLVSSVQDVEKLHVDNTLNLSYVTQTTLSVDECRDIVGALNKRFPNIKGPHQEDICYATQNRQNAVKELSRLVDVILVIGSPNSSNSNRLRELGEQCGIPSYLIDSASDIHPDWLKSAKAVGIAAGASAPEVLVTEVVAFLKSSGPSEVEELTVIEEDVEFLLPKELVQIESASKPAAGAAR
- a CDS encoding response regulator transcription factor; translated protein: MSTASIKKVLIVEDEKDILQLVKLYLEKEGYRTVTASTGSEGLAQVRTEKPDLVVLDLMLPEIDGLEICKRLRSAPDTAMLPIIMLTAKAEESDTIIGLELGADDYVTKPFSPKTLVARVKALFRRLERKPEDGPTRFTYGPLILDLTRHEVTIKGKEVPLTAKEFGLLEHLLRHPGRVLTRDVLLNAVWGYEYYGTTRTVDVHIRRLKQKLPLLDDAILSVKSLGYKLKEADGSG